The following nucleotide sequence is from Vulpes lagopus strain Blue_001 chromosome 1, ASM1834538v1, whole genome shotgun sequence.
CTAACCTTTACAGGCAaacccatcttttttttctggctacAGGGACAGCAGTGCTTGCCAGTAGCCTTCTCAATAATGGTGTGTTACTTAAACAGTCTCTGAGCCAAGTCCTAAACATTCCTGGCGAGCTGTTCGACATGAAACCTAAGTTCCAACTTGTACTGCCTATTTCTTCCAGAAGCATTTGCGATACAGGTTCATTAACTTTATTAATTGGTACTTGAGTAGAAGCatgaaataaacatcttttttattcCAATTGTTGTTCTTCAAATCCCAACttagatgtcacctcctctgtaGAGCCTACCCCCATCTCTTTGCCTTGATGCTTCAGGCCCTGACGTTACTCACTCCATCTTCTCTGCTCATTATCGTAGATATACTCTGTTTATCAACTCGGAAACTGTtctgtgtatatttatgtttatggGTTTTTTCCTCTTCTAGAGTGTAAGTGCCTCAAGGTTAGGCTGTGTTCCTTCTTATCTTTTATCCACCTCAACGCTTAGAATACATTCATAAAGTGTTTGTGGAATAGATGAGAGATAAAATTAATTGAATTATGAGATTCAACCTCAGAAATGTTTGGAAACATTCccaaaacatttagaaaatagcCTAGAGAGAAAgctagaagaaagaaatataagggCCAGATTGGGGAGTTGCTACATAAATAACATAGCATAGCAGAAGGTTCTGAGTTCATAAATCAGtgcatgttctatttcttttggtttccactttGGCCACATAGTTACTTGTGAGACGTCaaagtaaaatgtaaagaatCCTAGACTAGGAATTTAGAGACCTGGATTTAGTCCCAACTCTGCCATGAATTTCTATGTCACTTCCTGTCTCTAAGTCCTTTCAAATTCCTTTCCCACACAGGCACATCTGGATCCATTGTCATTAACCTCATCCTTCAGTTAAAAATTTGAGGCAAATGCTACAACCAATTCATTCCAGAATTTTACAGCAACTGGCTGTCACAGTTAAGGGTGGAACATGGAGCCCAGCCCTGCAGAGGCATCCCACACCTACAGGGAGAGTCAAAGCTTCTCTGTCTTTTGCCAAGAACAGGACGTTCCTGCACCTATGGGAGCCAACTGAGTGTGTAGTGTTGGCGGTCAGCACTACCACAGCTCCTGGTtccaaagagaaattcaggaatgTCTTAATCAATGTCCCTGCCAGGCACCTGGAGACAGAAATTGCTCAAACTCCACTTATGAAAACAGGAATCTTGTCTAGGTCATCCTGTTTGCTGTAATCATCAGGGCATCATCTGAGTCTGACAACTAGATCCAGAACTAAGTCCGGAGTTAGGAATTTGGCCATTTGGTTCAGATACCCACAACCAAATTGATTGttttgaaatcttgaaaaaaaatactctaaaagcGTGGATTGTATGTACACATTTTAGACTAAGAAATCTATTGAGCTTCTCAGAAGAAATGGTAAGAATCATGAATCATAATTTAGTTTAACATTAAATACTTCTAATGTGAAAAGTTTCGTCTTACTCAATTGTTTGAGTTTTTGAAGAGTCTGGGAGCATTTCTGtgctacatatacatataattgttattgatataattcacatatcataaaaattTGGGCTTTTGAAGTATATACacaattcagtgggtttttagtatattcaaagGGTTTGTGACTATCACTACCATCTaattacagaacatttttattacccaAAAAAGAAACCTCACATCCATTAGCAGTTACTCCCTAACTCCTCCTCTcagccctggcaaccattaatccACTTTCcatctatggatttgcctattctggacattacATATGAATAGAATCATCTAACATGAggtcttttgtgtctagcttctttgaTACTTTCTTACTCCACAACTCTAGACCACAGAATCTAATAAGAAAGGAGAAATCCATCTTAAAGTCATCACTTTTCTTTCCCCTAAAGATGCCATATAAAATGCTTATAACTGATAACCCATGGACAAGATTCTGAGCTAGCCTATCTCTAGCCGGTAGGAAGCGACACTGCTCAAACCTCCCAGGTTGACTAAGACCTGGCCTAAACTGAAAGATCGCCCCTAAGACTGAGCATGAGAGCAAGGGAAATCCAGGGCATCAGAGCCCCCTGAATCCAAACCCTGACATGGTCACTCACTAAATCTAGGGTGACCTTGAGTAATCTATTTAacctctctgctttcattttcctcatctaaaaaattAGCATAATAACATTACCTCCTTTGTGAGGTTATtataagaatgagaaaatatatacatatggaaaGTACCGAATGTCTGGCATAGGGAGAACTTCAAACTATTATTATTGCTACTTCTACTattttcataagtgtttttcttgATCACCTATGACAGACGTTctgaaaactaaacaaagaaTTATATTGGccatggtctctgccctcaaggaaatAACATACTATGGGACATATacacctttttttaaatctaagattGCATTATAAATACAATGGAACATAGCCcagacataaaaaatgaaatcttgccatttgcaacaacatggatggatctagagggtaaaatgctaagtaaaataagtcagccagagaaagacatatgatttcacttacatgtggaatttaagaaacaaagcaaatgaacaaagataaaaagagacaaacccaaaagcagactctttactatagagaacaaactggtggttaccagaggggaggtggctaGGGAGATGGGTGAAGTAAGTGAAGGGGATGGTGaatacacttaccatgatgagcgcTGAGTACTGTCTAGAATTGTTatatcactacattgtacacctgaaactaatagaacactgtacaATAACTGCACtagaattaaaatcttaaaaagtaaaatattatatgtcCCTATAATACTTTAATCCTACCACTTAGGGTTGAAGATGAATGGAATGAAGAGTATTCTGTGTTATTTGTTTGTGTTTCCTCTGCATTACTAGACTAAGAACTTGTGTCAGCTCAACTCTTCCAAGAAACAGATGCCAAGACAAAATGAGTCATGGAGGAGTTTTCTTAGGAGAAATGCCCATGAAGAATTAAAAGGAGAAGCTACCAGCATAAGTGGGGAGAGTCTTCAGACCATGATGCAGACTTGACCcttgggaaagaaaaggaggaaagaaagagtgcTGGGTGATAAGAGGGTGAGACTGAAGTGCAGCTTTGAAAAAATCCtaagccaggctgcctgggagtCTCCCTAAGCAGAGATAATGTATTAgaggagtcccatgttgggcagaAATGACCTGGCTCtagtgagaaaagaaaagggagaatgaGACTTGGCAATGTGGAAGCAGGTGCTGGTCCAAGGATGCTGCAGCTGGAGACTGCACCAACTCTACTGCTTATATAGCCGATTCTCATGAAAGTCAGTTTGAGCAGCATGCCCTACCACCTCCACAGAACTCCTGAAGATCATAATTATTCGTATCATTACTTATGTTTAGTAAGTTCTCAATGATTGTTTGGTGTAAGCTGAATCAGTGAGGGTTTTCAGCCACCATCAGGAAGAGTAAGCCATTTACTCAATGCAGGTGGATTCAATTTCATAATTCCTCAAGAAGGGAAATGTTTTCCACCATTTGAACTAAATGATGAGGCCCAGAAAATATTCCTGTGGCATAGAAGATCCCAACCCACAAACAAAAATGGGGTGGGGTGCTGAGGCAGTGAACTGACAGCAACAGGAAGAATCAGGCAAAAGTGATTCTGAGGCCTAGAATAAACCTACCATTGATTTGATTAGCCACTTAATTTCACTTGTATAGACACAGCCACAGGATGAAGCAATCTGCAGAGGGTGTGGCCTCTAAGGTACAAACAAGATGGCAGATAAAGTGTTTCTGAAACACACAACAAAGCAGAGAAAGCCTCAGGAGCTCAGGGTGGTGGGGAGATTTTAATCATGGAGGTACACTTGCTCAAAGCACCCAGCAACTGGAAAGCAGGTCACCCACAGCACCCACAGGAGTCTTGAAAAGGATAACTCCAgttttcaaagaatcaaaataGATAGGGGTgaggcaaaaggaagaaatgagtcACAAATCTGTAGGTAAAATGAGATCTCTGAGCTAAtgatcacaaaaaaagaaaggcagagagaggaacagtGTTCTGGGGGGTTCATTTCTCACTTTCATAAAGGGCAgaaatttccttccatttaaagattatatattgatgaatcactacattgtacacttgaaaataatataacagtgtgtgtgttaactaactggaattaaaataaaaactttaaaaaataagttctccataaataaattttaaaaataataaacattatatattgaGCACCCTCTATGCACAGATTGAGAGAAACAACATTTCAAGAGTGCTCACACGtccaacaaacatttataagCACCTCCCTTGTGCTAAGTATGTGTTAGACTTTGGGGAAGCACAGAAAATCATTTTCAATTACTGCCCTCAGTTCTGCCAAAGAGCCAGAcctacaaaacaatgaaaaatgaaacatcaTTGTGAACCATGCAATGATAGAGCCAGGCCTACGTGCTATGAGAACTCTAAGTAGGGCAACCATGTAACTCATCATCCAAAACCAGGATGCCTTGAGAGTAACAGGGGGCATTAGCAATAATTACATTGGTACAACAGGCATAAACCGGGAATGTTCCTGGGCAGACAGGATGACTGCCATCCCAGTCACAAGGAactaaaattggaagaaaaacacGGGAAGGACAATGggtgagaaaaaggaaatgctagatTGAAGAGGCTAAGTTGTTAAACAGGAAAGGGATGAGAGCAATGggtaaagcaaaagaaacaatttcaaaGAAGCTGTTAGAACTTTGAAGCTTAAAGGATCCTGAAGATAAACCCACTTAACTTTCTTGTGGAGAAAGTAAGAGGGAGCAGTTAGGAGAAAACCAATATTGCTTAAGCACCAACAGTGAACTAAGCACTATGCCAaggatttaaaatgcattttcttatttttcccgaCCTAAAGGAAGGTATAATTATTCTCAGTTAATAAACGAAGGTAAGGCTTCCTTTCCAACTAGGGCCCGGCAGAATGGCTCCCGCAAAGAAGGGTGGCGAGAAGAAGAAGGGCCGTTCTACCATCAATGAGGTAGTGACCAGAGAATACACCATCAACATTCACAAACGTATCCatggagtgggtttcaagaagcGTGCCCCTCGGGCACTCAAAGAGATCCGgaaatttgccatgaaggagatgggaactccagatgtgcgcattgacaccaggctcaacaaagctgtctgggccaaaggaataaggaatgttccataccGTAACCGTGTGCAGTTGTCCAGAAAACGTAACGAGGATGaagattcaccaaacaagctctacacACTGGTTACCTACGtacctgtcaccactttcaaaaatctacagactgttaatgtggatgagaactaatcgctgattgtcaaataaaggtataaaactgcaataaataaataaataaataaataaataaataaataaataaataaataaatgtaaggtaAGGAGGCTTAAAAGgttaagtgacagagctgagattGAAACCCCTGTTTGTGAACTCCAAAGTCTATCCCACAAAATTGGTAGCACAAGCAGAATGAGCATCAGTGACTTCTAACTCCTGGGCCAGTGCTACTCTTACTGTGCTATACAAGGTGAGTTTTTACTGGGTTTGGATAATGTTCCCCCCAAACTCATGTCCACCTGGAACctaagaatgtgaccttatttggctATAGGGTCTTTGCCGATCTAATCAAATTAAGATGAGaccatactggattagggcctaGGGTAGGCCCTAACCAATAAttagtgtccttaaaagaagagggaaatttgagCGGAGATACAGGAGAGTggaatgccatgtgaagacacagagacacacagagacacacagagaagagcaTCATATAaacacaaaggcagagattgCAGTGATGTGTCTACAAACCAAGGAATACCAAGAATTGCTGGCAAGCATCAGACActagaaagagggaaggaagtaTTCTTTCCCAGAGCCCTCGGAGGAAATATGGCCTTGTTAAACAGGAAAGGGATGAGAGCAATGggtaaagcaaaagaaacaatttcaaaGAAGCTGTTAGAACTTTGAAGCTTAAAGGATCCTGAAGATGACATGACACCTTGATtctagacttctggcctccagaactgtgagacaccaaatttattttaagccaccaagtttatgGTACACTTTTTAACAGGAGACCCAGTAAACTAATAAGTTAGAAAGAGCCACaacagaagacagaagaggaagGGTGGAGATGGAAAGAAGCTTATGGAAGGTCAGAGGCAAAGAACCAGAGGCTGATAAATTCCAGAAGAAATATAACTGGAGCAAAGGAGAAGGTGATGTCACCAAAAcctcaaaaaccaaaaataacttATTTGGTTCCATGATGATACCCCTTGATCTCCAACCTCACTATTCTCACCATTACTCCATCCTGCCTTTAAAGTCTTAAAAGATCATTGGCAGCTCTGcccaagtaaaaagaaaagagtaatgaAAGCTAAGAATGAATTGATATGAGCTGCTGATAGGAATGAAACCCGCACCACTGTGAATGCCAGCTATAAACACACCTTCAATTAGTAAAGTTGATTTATGATAAGTTGAAGATGGACAGGGTAATCTCTAATCACCAAAATAATAAGAGTGTGCAAATATCAAGCTAATAGAGGGGGAAATGGAATAACGAAGAACATTAAACAAcctaaaacaaaaaagtgaagggaaaggaaaatgcaGTACGAAACAAAAAGGGAAACAGAAGGCAAAGGATGATATTTATACCCAAATATACCAGTAATTACATGGAAGTGAActaaataacccaattaaaaacaaacattatttatttattaatacttacaaatatttattattaaataaaggagggaaaaaaacgCTATAACCTACCTACTAGAAATAAACCTGAAATAAAAGGGTACAGAAAAGCTggaagttaaaagaaaagaaaaatgccatgcaaacactaaaatatataaaattcttggAGGTTGGGTTCCCTCTGAAACAGacctaaaacaaatatttaagaacacatagtttatttgggaagtgaTCCCAGGAAACTCTAACAGGAGCATTGGGAAGGAtgaagactaattttttttaaaaaaaagaaggaaagcaataCTGGATGCATTAATTATCAGGTTACTACCGTAGGTACCTGAGACACAATCCCACTGAGTACCTCTAACAATTGTACAATATCCTTCAGAGCTGTTCCATCCATGAGGGGATAAAGCTGAGGTACTTCTTCTCCAGTTCCCATTTGCCACTATGCACATGCGCCAAGCTTACCAGAGAAAGCCCTCAGGTGGAGAATCACAGGTGACTGTAATAGGAAACAATCACACAATTCTGTGTGTGCACAGAAATGATGAGAGCCAAGGAAACATGAGCAGGATATTAACAGGATATGATACAtagttaaaataaactttaaggcAAAAGGCCCTTccagaggcaaagaaaaacaCTCTATAAAGATAAAAACTTCAATTCACAAGAAATATAACAAATTGATACACCACTAATAATATAGCATCAAAATACAATTTAAGGCAAAAAATGGACAATATTAAAAGGGAAAGTAGGCAAATCCACAAACTTGACAGGTTTTAATCTACTTTTCTCAGTAACAGAAAtacaagtaaaaatattaataacagggcagcctgggtggctcagcggtttagcgcctgcctttggcccagggcgggatcctggagacccaggatcgagacccgcatcagactccctgcatggagcctgcttctctctctgcctgcgtctctgcctcattctctctctctctctctctctctctctctcatgaataaataaataaaatctttaaaaaatatattaataacaatattGAAGATCTAAACAacacaaataatttaattaacaCAGAGGAAGTCAAACAACTTCAGAATGCACTCTTTTTAAGTATAAAGAGACATTTGTATAAAGTGAccaataagtaaatcttttttttttacaatatgaaaatcttaacacatttcaaaatttaaCTTTATATAGAACTGTTCTCCAACCACAGTCCTAGTAAGCAAGAGTTAATACCTAACAGATAACTGAAAGTCCCACATGTTTGGAAATTAAAAGTAGAGTTCTAAATAGCATATGTACCAATGAAAAAAAGTtataagagaaattagaaaatattttaaactaatgataatgaaaatatggcacattaaaatttatcatatatatttaaaactatatttaaatgaaaatttagggatccctgggtggcgcagcggtttggcgcctgcctttggcccagggcgcgatcctggagacccggggtcgaatcccacatcaggctcccagcgcatggagcctgcttctccctctgcctgtgtctctgcctctctctctctctctctctctctctctctctgtgactatcataaataaataaataaatttttaaaaaaaaagaaagaaaatttataaccTTAAATTtatatgaggaaaaaagaaagtatgaaaatCAATGACCATCCCAAGAatgtaaaaagcagaaaaataaagccaaggaaaatagaagaaaggaaataatggaaTAGAATGCCAAGTCTAAAAGCAGACCCAGACATAAAAGAACACTTGATTTGGGAGAAAAATGCCCTGCAGAGCAGTTAGGAaaggatattctttttaaataatgcttgAACAATGGatattcaaacagaaaaaaaacttaCACATAACCCCTAATtcacaccatacagaaaaatcaaCTCCTGGGAGATTGCAGATCTAAATGCGAAAAGCAGAATAAAGTTTCtagatatctaaaatatattctcttttaggAAGTGGGAAGgtggaaagatttcttaaatcagacacaaaaagttaaaaaaaaaatcagacacaaaaaGCTGTAattaaaaggagataaaattaaattataactttaaaatcaAGAACTTTAATTCCATGATGAATattaagagagtgaaaaagaaaaccacagagtaagaaatattatttgtaacccataaccaacaaagaaatcatatacagaatattatataaagaattttacaTGATCAACAAAGATCTGTTTTTTGATATGATGCAGTGAGAAGGACGGAAAAACACTTCTGTGGTATTCCTACCAAAAATATATAACCTGAATTGAATCATAAAGAGACAAAATTGAATAAACCCAAATTGAGGACAATTCTACAAAACAAAtaacttctaatttaaaaaaaaaaaatcaaggccatgaaagacaaaggaaaactgaaaaccaattccagattaaaagaaacaaaaaaaccttagCCACTAAATGCTACATTCTTAATTGGATCCTAGacaagaaaataacaatttttcttcttttactgtaAATGACATTAACTAGCAAGACAATTTGAGAAATTTGAATAAGATAGTTCATTTTTATACCATATTGGTGATCatataaatgattatatataagattattgattattgatttctttttttttttaattttttatttatttatgatagtcacagagagagagagagaggcagagacacaggcggagggagaagcaggctccatgcaccgggagcctgatgtgggattcga
It contains:
- the LOC121498039 gene encoding 60S ribosomal protein L31-like, translated to MAPAKKGGEKKKGRSTINEVVTREYTINIHKRIHGVGFKKRAPRALKEIRKFAMKEMGTPDVRIDTRLNKAVWAKGIRNVPYRNRVQLSRKRNEDEDSPNKLYTLVTYVPVTTFKNLQTVNVDEN